Part of the Planococcus plakortidis genome is shown below.
AGATGATTTTTGTCTGCAGCGATAATTTTTTCATGGCACCCGTCCCCTGTAGCGACCGTTTTTCATTAGATGTAGTCTACCATATCCCAAAATGGCTGAAAGAAAAAATTCTTGGAATTCTCTAAAAACATTATTTTCCCACTAAAAAACCCTGTTCTCCCAAACGGGAAATCAGGGTGTGGCTTCATTTTTTTGTAATATCAGCTTCCAGCTCGACTACGACATTGCCTTGGATGGCGCGCGTGATCATGCAGGAAGACTCCGCTTTTTCCGCGAGTTTTTGGGCCAGCTTGAATTCCTTTTCCCCCGCTTCTGCTGGCAAGACGACTTTCGGCCGGTGGATGATCTTTTTATAGGTGATGACTCCATTTTCGACTTCTACAATTCCTTCCGATTCCATCGTCAGCGACTCTTTCGCAAGTTTGCTGCGCTCCATCATTGCGGCGAGTGTAATGATATAGCAAGTCGCTGCCGCACCGAGCAGCATTTCGTCAGGATTCGTGCCGACTCCTGGGCCGTCCATTTCCGGGGGAATCGAGATTTGCGTCTTCAAATTCCCCGATTCGATGGTCCCGACATCGTTCCGGTTGCCGGGCCAGTCTGCTGTTAAATGAAAACTATGCAAAGCCATTGCTGTTTCCTCCTCTTCTATTCCCAATCTTCCATATCTTCGCTTCGCGGCATCGCTGTGATGGCTCCCGCCCGCGTTGCACAAAGAGCCCCCAGCTTATTGCCGAATCCAGCGCAAGCAATCAATTCTTCCTGGTCTTCCGGCATGCCATTTAAATGGACATGACGGATGATGCCTGCCATGAACGCATCCCCGGCGCCTGTCGTATCCACAGGCTTGACCGGCACAACCGGCACATGGATCGTCTCCTCTTTAAATACCGCGTGCGTGCCATGCTCCCCGTCCGTGACAAAAACGACAGGCAGCCCGTAAGCCTTCAGGCGCTCGATGCCCGCTTCCATTGAATCAGCTTCCATGAGGAACAATAATTCTTCGACCGTCAATTTCAAAATATCCGCCTGCGGCAAAAAGCGCAGGACGGTTTGACGGCACAACTCCTCGCTTTCCCAGCGCAGCGGCCGGATATTGACATCGTATGAACAAATCACTTTGTGGGACTTGGCCAGTTCCAAAGCCTGCGCCGTCGTTTCACGCGCTTCCGGATGGAACAGCGTCCCTGAGCAAAAATGGAACAGGCTCGCCGATTCGAACGCTTCACCCGCCAGTTCCTCTGCCTTCACTTGCACATCCGGCGTTTCATTATCATAAGAAGCGAAGACACGATCGTTCGTTTCCGTTAAATGAATATAGACGCCGCTGATGCGTTTTTCCGGATGTTTGATGGAATGGGTCAAATCGACACCTTCCGCCCGCAACGCCTGGCAGAAAAAGTCCGAAATCTCATCGTCGCCGGTAACCGTGATGAATGCCGACGGAACCCCGAGGCGGCTGACGCCGGCAGAGACGTTGACGGTGGCGCCTCCGAGATACAGATCGAATAAATCGTTGTTTTTAGTCGTAGCAATATAATCGACAAACGCGTCGCCGTAAGTCAGGACGTGCCTGTTAGATTCCATAATCCTCTCCCTTTCTCCAAAGAACCCTTGTCCGCTGCAGATACTGCCTGCAGTGGCCTGTTGAAATTCACTTTCCCTATTATTTCAACAGAAAACAAGCAGGGCAAGGGAAAAGTTTGAAAAGTACAGAGCAACGGTGTCTTCACATAAAAAAAGCCGGAGAAAAACTCTCCGGCCGGCTTATGCCATTATTCAGCCATCCACTCCGGTTTGCCGAAGCCTTCGAATTGCTCATCGATGACCGCTTCAAATTCTT
Proteins encoded:
- a CDS encoding carbohydrate kinase family protein; protein product: MESNRHVLTYGDAFVDYIATTKNNDLFDLYLGGATVNVSAGVSRLGVPSAFITVTGDDEISDFFCQALRAEGVDLTHSIKHPEKRISGVYIHLTETNDRVFASYDNETPDVQVKAEELAGEAFESASLFHFCSGTLFHPEARETTAQALELAKSHKVICSYDVNIRPLRWESEELCRQTVLRFLPQADILKLTVEELLFLMEADSMEAGIERLKAYGLPVVFVTDGEHGTHAVFKEETIHVPVVPVKPVDTTGAGDAFMAGIIRHVHLNGMPEDQEELIACAGFGNKLGALCATRAGAITAMPRSEDMEDWE
- a CDS encoding OsmC family protein translates to MALHSFHLTADWPGNRNDVGTIESGNLKTQISIPPEMDGPGVGTNPDEMLLGAAATCYIITLAAMMERSKLAKESLTMESEGIVEVENGVITYKKIIHRPKVVLPAEAGEKEFKLAQKLAEKAESSCMITRAIQGNVVVELEADITKK